A genomic stretch from Bos javanicus breed banteng chromosome 3, ARS-OSU_banteng_1.0, whole genome shotgun sequence includes:
- the LOC133237854 gene encoding LOW QUALITY PROTEIN: splicing factor 45-like (The sequence of the model RefSeq protein was modified relative to this genomic sequence to represent the inferred CDS: substituted 1 base at 1 genomic stop codon) has protein sequence MSLYDDLGVETSDSKTEGWSKNFKLLQSQLQVKKAALTQAKSQRTKQSTVLAPVIDLKRGGSSDERQIVDTPPHVAAGLKDPVPSGFSAGEVLIPLADEYDPMFPNDYEKVVKRQREERQRQRELERQKEIEEREKRRKDRHEASRFSRRPDPDSDEDEDYERERRKRSMGGAAIAPPTSLVEKDKELPRDFPYEEDSRPRSQSSKAAIPLPVYEEXDRPRSPTGPGNSFLANMGGTVAHKIMQKYGFREGQGLGKHEQGLSTALSVEKTSKRGGKIIVGDATEKDAAKKSDSNPLTEILKCPTKVVLLRNMVGAGEVDEDLEVETKEECEKYGKVGKCVIFEIPGAPDDEAVRIFLEFERVESAIKAVVDLNGRYFGGRVVKACFYNLDKFRVLDLAEQV, from the coding sequence ATGTCCTTGTACGATGACCTGGGAGTGGAGACCAGTGACTCAAAAACAGAAGGCTGGTCCAAAAACTTCAAACTCCTGCAGTCTCAGCTCCAGGTGAAGAAGGCAGCTCTCACTCAGGCCAAGAGCCAGAGGACAAAACAAAGTACAGTCCTTGCTCCAGTAATCGACCTAAAGCGAGGCGGCTCTTCGGATGAGCGGCAGATCGTGGACACTCCACCGCACGTGGCTGCAGGCCTCAAGGACCCTGTTCCCAGCGGGTTTTCTGCAGGAGAAGTTTTGATCCCCTTAGCTGATGAATATGATCCCATGTTTCCTAACGATTATGAGAAAGTAGTGAAGCGCCAAAGAGAGGAGCGACAGAGGCAGCGGGAGctggaaagacagaaggaaatagaagagagagaaaagcggCGTAAAGACAGACATGAAGCTAGTCGGTTTTCCAGGCGACCTGATCCAGATTCTGATGAAGATGAAGATTATGAGcgagagaggaggaaaagaagtaTGGGCGGAGCTGCCATTGCACCTCCCACGTCTCTTGTGGAGAAGGACAAAGAATTACCCCGAGACTTCCCTTATGAAGAGGATTCACGACCTCGCTCACAGTCTTCCAAAGCTGCTATTCCTCTCCCAGTGTACGAGGAATAAGACAGACCCCGATCCCCAACCGGCCCTGGCAACTCCTTCCTCGCCAACATGGGGGGCACGGTAGCACATAAAATCATGCAGAAGTATGGCTTCCGGGAAGGCCAGGGTCTCGGGAAGCATGAGCAGGGCCTGAGCACAGCGCTGTCGGTGGAGAAGACCAGCAAGCGGGGCGGCAAGATCATCGTGGGCGACGCCACCGAGAAAGACGCAGCCAAGAAGTCAGATTCAAATCCATTAACTGAAATACTTAAGTGTCCTACCAAAGTGGTCCTACTCAGGAACATGGTTGGTGCAGGAGAGGTGGATGAAGACTTGGAAGTAGAAACCAAGGAAGAGTGTGAAAAATATGGCAAAGTTGGAAAATGTGTGATATTTGAAATTCCTGGTGCCCCTGATGATGAAGCAGTACGAATATTTTTAGAATTCGAGAGGGTTGAGTCAGCAATTAAAGCTGTTGTTGATCTGAATGGGAGGTATTTTGGTGGACGGGTGGTCAAAGCATGTTTCTACAATTTGGATAAATTCAGGGTCCTGGATTTGGCAGAACaagtttga